In Salvelinus alpinus chromosome 20, SLU_Salpinus.1, whole genome shotgun sequence, a genomic segment contains:
- the LOC139547033 gene encoding P2Y purinoceptor 8-like, translating to MAWSTNSTKLDNITLSLFQNVTASTAISIIYIVVTVINLIGNGLSMWLLLFRTSPKTPSIIFMINLTLTDLVLGLVLPFQIKYQMQGHNWSLGPGICRLLTLVFFANMYCSILTMTAISGDRYLGICWPMLFRETRERKSFAVIGCFAMWTVVLSVLYPLMTTDLTFYVPELGITTCFDVLKRDMLPSMEAWAAFLLTLFVILFLIPFCITVFCYVGIIRKLARVSKTNQKEKAIRLAVTVLTVFTLCFAPNNILLLAHTIRRLFYGDSLYMAYKLTLSLSCLNSCLDPFIYYFASREFRQKLRQMLRLRTLSSLDTGKTDPHRESLYSAQYVSGGQGGENTRVSVKQHC from the exons ATGGCCTGGAGTACCAACAGCACCAAACTGGACAACATCACCTTGTCCCTGTTCCAGAACGTGACAGCTAGCACAGCTATCTCCATCATCTACATCGTGGTCACCGTCATCAACCTGATAGGAAATGGCCTCTCCATGTGGCTTCTCCTCTTCCGTACCTCTCCCAAAACTCCCTCCATCATCTTCATGATAAACCTGACCCTGACTGACCTGGTCTTGGGCCTCGTCCTGCCCTTCCAGATCAAGTATCAGATGCAGGGGCATAATTGGAGCCTGGGCCCGGGCATATGCAG GCTCCTGACCCTGGTTTTCTTTGCCAACATGTACTGCTCAATTCTAACTATGACCGCCATCAGTGGAGACCGCTACCTGGGCATCTGTTGGCCCATGCTCTTCCGTGAGACCAGGGAAAGGAAGTCATTCGCTGTTATCGGCTGTTTCGCCATGTGGACAGTCGTCCTATCTGTCCTGTACCCATTAATGACAACCGACCTGACCTTCTACGTTCCAGAACTCGGGATCACCACCTGCTTTGACGTTCTGAAGAGGGACATGCTTCCATCAATGGAGGCCTGGGCTGCTTTCCTCCTTACCCTGTTtgtcatcctcttcctcatcccgTTCTGCATCACTGTATTCTGCTACGTCGGCATCATCCGCAAGCTGGCCCGAGTTTCCAAGACCAACCAGAAAGAGAAAGCTATCCGTCTTGCTGTCACCGTCCTAACGGTCTTCACACTTTGCTTTGCTCCCAACAACATCCTCCTCCTGGCTCACACCATCCGGAGGCTCTTCTACGGGGACTCCCTCTACATGGCCTACAAGCTGACTCTTTCCCTCAGTTGCCTCAACAGCTGCCTCGACCCCTTCATCTACTACTTTGCCTCTAGGGAGTTCCGTCAAAAGCTGAGGCAGATGCTAAGGCTGAGAACACTGAGCAGTCTGGACACAGGGAAGACAGACCCGCACCGAGAGAGCCTGTACTCTGCCCAGTATGTGTCTGGTGGACAGGGCGGAGAAAACACCAGAGTTTCTGTTAAACAACACTGTTAA